The Thermodesulfobacteriota bacterium DNA window CAGGAGCGGGATTTCTTCGAAGCGCCCGGCCGCCGGGAGGCCGAAGCGCGGCTGGCCGAGGGGGCAAAGCTGCTGGAAGGATTCACCCGAAAGGTATACGAGCGCGAGGGAATGGAGGGAAAAACATGATGTGGGCGCGACTGAAAGCATGGGCGAGGGACATCAAACGGGACGTCACGGCTCTCTACCTGGCCGGAAGGGATCCCAGGGTCCCCTGGTACGCCAAGGCGATGGCCATGGCGACGGCGGCATACGCCTTCAGCCCCATCGACCTGATTCCCGATTTCATCCCGGTGCTCGGCTATGTGGACGAGTTGTTCGTTCTTCCGCTCTTCATATGGCTCACGGTCCGAATGGTGCCGGCCGAGGTCATGATCGACCTTCGGCTGGAGGCCGCCCGGCGTCTTGCGGAAGAACGTCCCCGCAGCGTGGTGGGAGCGATCTTCATTGTCATGATCTGGCTCTCGATCGCCGCTGCCGGCATTTGGCTTATCAAGTGATCCCCGATATCGGAGTTTCCTCGACAGCGCCTGCATTCCGGGGAAGAAG harbors:
- a CDS encoding DUF1232 domain-containing protein — its product is MMWARLKAWARDIKRDVTALYLAGRDPRVPWYAKAMAMATAAYAFSPIDLIPDFIPVLGYVDELFVLPLFIWLTVRMVPAEVMIDLRLEAARRLAEERPRSVVGAIFIVMIWLSIAAAGIWLIK